One part of the Saprospiraceae bacterium genome encodes these proteins:
- a CDS encoding T9SS type A sorting domain-containing protein: MKGFFTIGLLLIFLIDLQSQQRYDIQFMLDGHVRECIIVKPSTAPPVGGYPVVFMLHGTSGDGEKFYNISGWKELGQAENFITVFPSSLSWCFVEDGIEKHNTRWVNGNVTENPCAGPPQDYIDDIKFLKLLAGRISDTFPVNKTQIFACGFSNGSAMIHKMAVDAGDVFAAVAGTSAFLSPADSSKPLRRIPIWVMLGNLDDRYFSPPRTEVPFGGDTILSYLNRPLNAAIVCQGLTQIFTKIETPITHTYKFTESASGELSKPYIFTLVKGMTHEFPNGTNSPIDGPKLFWEFFQSSVLVNTKSNNQDAFKIQIYPNPANESMKVQFYENNLPKEIRLQLFNSLGQLVYSKKQLSTQKLELQKSKFGTGLFILRIEGDHKVITKQIVFN; the protein is encoded by the coding sequence ATGAAAGGATTTTTTACAATTGGACTTTTACTCATTTTTTTAATTGATTTACAAAGTCAACAACGCTATGACATTCAGTTTATGCTGGATGGCCATGTAAGAGAATGTATTATTGTGAAACCGAGCACTGCACCTCCAGTTGGTGGATATCCAGTGGTATTTATGCTGCATGGCACCAGTGGCGATGGTGAGAAATTTTATAATATTTCCGGATGGAAAGAATTGGGACAGGCAGAAAATTTTATTACTGTATTTCCATCTTCATTATCCTGGTGTTTTGTAGAAGACGGAATCGAAAAACATAATACACGCTGGGTGAATGGAAATGTTACAGAGAACCCTTGTGCAGGTCCGCCGCAAGATTATATTGATGATATTAAATTTTTAAAACTTTTGGCTGGTCGCATTTCTGATACTTTTCCAGTAAACAAAACCCAGATTTTTGCTTGTGGATTTTCAAATGGAAGTGCTATGATCCATAAGATGGCAGTTGACGCTGGTGATGTGTTTGCTGCAGTAGCAGGAACAAGTGCTTTTTTGAGTCCGGCAGATTCTTCAAAACCACTAAGGCGAATTCCAATATGGGTGATGCTTGGAAACTTAGATGATCGATATTTTTCACCACCAAGAACTGAGGTTCCATTTGGTGGGGATACGATTTTATCATATTTAAACAGACCATTAAATGCTGCCATAGTTTGTCAAGGTTTAACACAAATTTTTACAAAAATAGAAACGCCAATAACGCATACTTATAAATTTACAGAAAGCGCTAGTGGAGAACTAAGCAAACCGTATATTTTTACTTTAGTGAAAGGGATGACGCATGAATTTCCAAATGGTACAAACAGCCCAATTGATGGACCCAAATTATTTTGGGAATTTTTTCAAAGTTCGGTACTTGTGAATACAAAATCTAATAATCAAGATGCATTTAAAATTCAGATTTATCCAAATCCGGCAAATGAATCCATGAAAGTTCAATTTTATGAAAATAATTTGCCAAAAGAAATTCGGCTACAGTTATTTAATTCATTAGGACAACTTGTTTATTCAAAGAAGCAGTTATCTACGCAGAAACTTGAATTGCAAAAATCTAAATTTGGTACAGGATTATTTATACTGCGAATTGAAGGAGACCATAAAGTAATTACAAAGCAAATTGTTTTTAATTAA
- a CDS encoding T9SS type A sorting domain-containing protein, whose product MKGFFTLGLLLILLIDLQSQERYDIQFMLDGRVRECIIVKPSTAPPVGGYPVVFMLHGTSGDGEKYYHISGWKELGQTENFITVFPSSLSWCFVDDGREEHSTRWVNGNVTEYPCSGPPQNYVDDIKFLKLLANRISDTFPVNKAQIFACGFSNGSAMIHKIAIDAGDVFAAVAGTSAFLTSADSSKPVKRVPIWVMLGTLDDRYFTPPRTEVPFGGDTILSYLNRPLNAAIVCQGLTQIFTKIETPITHTYKFTESASGELSKPYIFTLVKGMTHEFPNGTNSPIDGPKLFWEFFQSSVLVNTKSNNQDAFTIQIYPNPANESMKVQFYENNLPKEIQLQLFNSLGQLVYSKKQLSTQKLELQKSKFGTGLFILRIEGDHKVITKQIVFN is encoded by the coding sequence ATGAAAGGATTTTTTACACTTGGACTTTTACTTATTTTATTAATTGATTTACAAAGTCAAGAACGCTATGACATTCAGTTTATGCTTGATGGCCGTGTAAGAGAATGTATTATTGTGAAACCGAGCACTGCACCTCCAGTTGGTGGTTATCCGGTTGTATTTATGCTGCATGGCACCAGTGGTGATGGTGAGAAATATTATCATATTTCCGGATGGAAAGAATTAGGACAGACAGAAAATTTTATTACTGTATTTCCTTCTTCATTGTCCTGGTGTTTTGTTGATGATGGAAGAGAAGAACATAGCACACGATGGGTAAATGGAAACGTTACTGAGTATCCTTGTTCAGGTCCTCCTCAAAATTATGTTGACGATATTAAATTTTTAAAATTGTTGGCAAACCGAATTTCTGATACTTTTCCAGTAAACAAAGCCCAGATTTTTGCTTGTGGATTTTCAAATGGTAGTGCAATGATCCATAAGATAGCAATTGACGCTGGTGATGTGTTTGCAGCAGTTGCAGGGACAAGTGCCTTTTTAACTTCGGCAGATTCTTCAAAACCAGTTAAACGAGTTCCAATATGGGTGATGCTTGGTACTTTAGATGATCGGTATTTCACACCACCAAGAACTGAGGTTCCATTTGGTGGGGATACGATTTTATCATATTTAAACAGACCATTAAATGCTGCCATAGTTTGTCAAGGTTTAACACAAATTTTTACAAAAATAGAAACGCCAATAACGCATACTTATAAATTTACAGAAAGCGCTAGTGGAGAACTAAGCAAACCGTATATTTTTACTTTAGTGAAAGGGATGACGCATGAATTTCCAAATGGTACAAACAGCCCAATTGATGGACCCAAATTATTTTGGGAATTTTTTCAAAGTTCGGTACTTGTGAATACAAAATCTAATAATCAAGATGCATTTACAATTCAGATTTATCCAAATCCGGCAAATGAATCCATGAAAGTTCAATTTTATGAAAATAATTTGCCAAAAGAAATTCAGCTACAGTTATTTAATTCATTAGGACAACTTGTTTATTCAAAGAAGCAGTTATCTACGCAGAAACTTGAATTGCAAAAATCTAAATTTGGTACAGGATTATTTATACTGCGAATTGAAGGAGACCATAAAGTAATTACAAAGCAAATTGTTTTTAATTAA
- the nadB gene encoding L-aspartate oxidase, which produces MFTSDVLIIGTGIGGLTTAIQIAKKRSDLTITIVSKTNKEESNTRYAQGGIAAVWDRIKDDFQKHILDTMDAGDDLSNESIVKLVVEEGPQRVQELIDWGARFDKEKENDAEYDLAREGGHSEHRILHYRDLTGAEIERALLEKTKEFPNIKILEYYYAIDVITQHHLGYNVTRIMQDIECYGAYLLNLQNLEVETHLAKITILATGGAGQIYRTTTNPIIATGDGIAMLYRAKGHVENMEFVQFHPTALYNPTGDNPAFLISEAVRGFGGILKTKDGQEFMHKYDERQSLAPRDIVARAIDSELKARGEDFVCLDCRHLNKEDFILHFPTIYSKCISIGIDPMLQMIPVVPACHYMCGGIKVDAYGRSSIQKLYACGECTCTGLHGANRLASNSLLEGAVFGYRIAVDIDRSIHAITINLEIPEWDAAGTAHPKELVLITQSIKELKEVMSYYVGIVRSNVRITRALNRLHLLFAETEELYNTTTLSAALCELRNLITIGYLVTRSASMRKESRGLHFTTDYPEKKDFKQTTLL; this is translated from the coding sequence GTGTTTACATCGGATGTATTAATAATTGGAACAGGGATCGGAGGATTGACTACAGCGATTCAAATTGCTAAAAAAAGAAGTGATCTTACAATTACAATTGTGAGTAAGACCAATAAAGAAGAAAGTAATACGCGATATGCACAAGGTGGCATCGCTGCTGTATGGGACAGGATCAAAGATGATTTTCAAAAACATATCCTGGACACCATGGATGCCGGTGATGATTTGTCAAATGAAAGTATTGTCAAATTAGTTGTGGAAGAGGGCCCGCAACGAGTGCAAGAATTGATTGATTGGGGAGCCCGTTTTGACAAGGAAAAAGAAAATGACGCAGAGTATGATTTGGCACGAGAAGGAGGCCATTCAGAACATCGGATTTTACATTACCGCGATTTAACAGGTGCAGAAATTGAAAGAGCTTTATTAGAGAAAACCAAAGAATTTCCGAACATTAAAATTCTTGAATATTATTATGCAATTGATGTGATAACGCAACATCATTTAGGATACAATGTAACGCGTATTATGCAAGACATTGAATGTTATGGAGCCTATTTACTGAATTTACAAAACCTGGAAGTTGAAACGCACCTAGCAAAGATTACCATACTGGCAACTGGAGGTGCCGGACAAATATATCGCACTACAACAAATCCAATTATAGCAACGGGTGATGGCATTGCTATGTTATATCGTGCCAAGGGGCATGTAGAAAATATGGAATTTGTTCAATTTCATCCTACGGCACTCTATAATCCTACCGGAGATAATCCAGCGTTCCTAATTTCTGAAGCAGTCCGTGGTTTTGGTGGTATTTTAAAAACTAAAGACGGCCAGGAATTTATGCATAAATATGATGAACGACAATCCTTAGCACCCAGAGATATTGTAGCTCGTGCAATAGATAGTGAATTAAAAGCCCGAGGTGAAGATTTTGTATGTTTGGATTGTCGACATTTGAATAAAGAAGATTTTATACTTCATTTTCCGACAATTTATAGCAAATGTATTAGCATAGGAATTGATCCAATGTTACAAATGATTCCTGTGGTACCTGCCTGTCATTATATGTGTGGAGGTATTAAAGTGGATGCATATGGTCGTAGTAGTATTCAAAAATTATATGCTTGTGGTGAATGCACCTGCACAGGATTACATGGAGCCAACCGGTTAGCATCTAATTCATTATTGGAAGGCGCTGTTTTTGGATATCGAATTGCTGTTGACATTGATAGAAGTATTCATGCAATTACAATTAATTTGGAAATTCCTGAATGGGATGCTGCAGGTACAGCACATCCAAAAGAATTAGTCCTAATTACCCAAAGTATCAAAGAGCTCAAAGAAGTAATGTCATATTATGTTGGTATTGTGCGAAGTAATGTGCGTATTACCCGTGCATTAAACAGATTACATTTATTATTTGCAGAAACAGAGGAGCTTTATAATACAACAACACTTTCTGCGGCATTGTGTGAACTTCGAAATTTAATTACGATTGGATATTTAGTTACGCGATCTGCAAGTATGCGTAAAGAAAGTCGGGGTTTACATTTTACAACAGACTATCCTGAGAAAAAAGATTTTAAGCAAACCACCTTATTATAA
- a CDS encoding SRPBCC domain-containing protein, with protein MKSYNWGEFIIRIPIHSTAEKIYQSFATQQGMESWFLRLSEYSKADFSKYNPEEFVEPGANYHWMWHGWPDSIAESGKILKANGQDIFSFTFTGNAENDMAVEIIVTKEKGFQVVNLRQYNIPLDDFGKSNFHLGCSKGWTFYLTNLKSILEGGLDLRNKDLELKSMINC; from the coding sequence ATGAAAAGCTATAACTGGGGTGAATTTATAATCCGAATTCCAATCCATTCAACAGCAGAGAAGATTTATCAGTCGTTTGCTACTCAACAGGGTATGGAATCCTGGTTTCTAAGATTAAGCGAATATTCAAAAGCGGATTTTAGTAAATACAATCCTGAAGAATTTGTGGAACCTGGCGCTAATTATCATTGGATGTGGCATGGTTGGCCGGATTCTATAGCTGAATCAGGTAAAATATTAAAAGCAAATGGTCAGGATATTTTTTCATTTACTTTTACAGGCAACGCGGAAAATGACATGGCTGTTGAAATTATTGTTACGAAAGAAAAAGGTTTCCAAGTTGTAAACCTAAGGCAGTATAATATTCCACTAGATGATTTTGGAAAATCCAATTTTCATCTTGGTTGTTCCAAAGGCTGGACCTTTTATTTAACAAATTTAAAATCCATACTAGAGGGTGGTTTAGACCTAAGAAATAAAGATTTGGAATTAAAATCAATGATTAATTGTTAA
- a CDS encoding DUF1569 domain-containing protein: MDNLFDVNNYQSILNRIDQIVPDRNPNWGKMNAAQMMAHCTRTFEMATGQKKLGRSFLGKLIGRFIKKKYVSNEPFEKNSPTHPYFLIRDLRNFEAEKTNLKNIMRQFHEGGAEKCTTLPHSFFGFLTPDEWALAMYKHMDHHLRQFEDPKN; encoded by the coding sequence TTGGATAATCTTTTTGATGTAAATAATTATCAATCTATTTTAAATCGAATAGATCAAATAGTACCGGATAGGAATCCAAACTGGGGTAAAATGAATGCTGCCCAAATGATGGCTCATTGTACTCGTACATTTGAAATGGCAACCGGACAAAAGAAATTAGGACGTAGCTTCTTGGGCAAACTTATTGGCAGATTCATAAAGAAGAAATATGTTAGTAATGAGCCTTTTGAAAAAAACAGTCCTACCCATCCATACTTTCTCATTCGGGATCTTAGAAATTTTGAAGCTGAAAAAACAAACCTTAAGAATATCATGAGACAATTTCATGAGGGGGGCGCAGAAAAATGTACCACACTTCCACATTCGTTTTTTGGATTTCTAACACCAGATGAATGGGCTCTTGCGATGTACAAACATATGGACCATCATTTGAGACAATTTGAAGACCCTAAAAACTAA
- a CDS encoding AAA family ATPase: protein MTYENFTIKAQDAILKAQQIAAGLDQQVVDTSHLCKAIIETDEKLVDFMVAKLGANLQKIKFELDTEMRKLPRVQDAQKQYLSNDANNSLINAKTISKEFGDDYISLDSMLLSIVKSNDAAAKILKSNNITAEGLKAAIVDLRKGKNITDTGGDESFNALNKYAINLNASAESGKLDPIIGRDEEIRRILHILSRRKKNNPILLGEAGVGKTAIVEGIAWRIVKNDVPENLRTKKIFSLDLSALIAGAKYKGEFEERLKAVVKEVHESNGNIILFIDEIHTLIGAGGGQGAIDAANILKPALARGDLHTIGATTLDEYQKYFENDKALVRRFQTVMIDEPSVEDTISILRGVQDKYEVFHKIAIQDEALIAAAELSHRYISDRQLPDKAIDLIDEAAAKLRLELDSVPDEIDEKERKVRQLEIEREAVKREKDDKKIKLIEGQLANAKENLESIKASWKAEKEIVDSIQAIKKKMDEINIQADKAERESDFGLVAKLKYGDLKEQEQLLKLAEEKLNTLPEETRFTSDTVTENDIAIIVSKWTGIPLQKMMQSEKEKLLHLEEELGKRVIGQKEAVGAVADAVRRSRAGLQDPNRPIGSFIFLGPTGVGKTELAKALAEVMFDDEKAMTRIDMSEYMESHAVSRLVGAPPGYVGYDEGGQLTEAVRVKPYSIILLDEIEKAHPDTFNILLQVLDDGRLTDNKGRVANFKNTIIIMTSNMGSDLILENFEDLEVVGDKHRAEIIETTKIEVFEKLKENLRPEFLNRIDEKIMFLPLNKEEIKKIAKIQLKGLTKNLLDQGITLDVTDNALTLIADLGYEPQFGARPLKRIIQKEVVNELAKMMLASDVGSDSKISIDTDAKGFTFNGKSSGNTLEIPSERQKKINELTNAAKNVEDATKKLKDKASDN, encoded by the coding sequence ATGACTTACGAAAATTTCACTATAAAAGCACAGGATGCCATTTTAAAAGCGCAACAAATAGCGGCAGGACTAGATCAGCAAGTAGTAGATACCAGTCATTTGTGTAAAGCCATTATTGAAACAGATGAAAAACTAGTTGATTTTATGGTTGCAAAACTAGGCGCCAATCTTCAAAAAATTAAATTTGAACTGGATACTGAAATGCGCAAACTTCCAAGAGTACAGGATGCCCAGAAACAATATTTATCGAATGATGCAAACAACTCTTTAATCAATGCAAAAACGATCAGCAAAGAATTTGGTGACGACTATATTTCTCTAGATTCCATGTTACTTTCAATCGTTAAATCCAATGATGCCGCTGCTAAAATTTTAAAAAGCAATAACATAACTGCAGAAGGTTTAAAAGCTGCTATTGTCGATCTGAGGAAAGGAAAAAATATTACCGATACAGGTGGTGACGAATCCTTTAATGCTTTAAATAAATATGCTATTAATTTAAATGCATCTGCAGAAAGCGGAAAATTAGATCCTATTATTGGCAGAGATGAAGAGATTCGCAGAATTTTACATATCTTATCCAGGAGAAAGAAAAATAATCCAATTCTATTAGGTGAAGCCGGTGTAGGCAAAACTGCCATCGTAGAAGGAATTGCCTGGAGAATTGTAAAAAATGATGTACCTGAAAATTTACGTACCAAAAAAATATTTTCATTAGATCTCTCTGCATTGATCGCAGGGGCAAAATACAAAGGTGAATTTGAAGAGCGTTTAAAAGCTGTTGTTAAAGAAGTACATGAGTCCAATGGTAATATTATTTTATTCATTGATGAAATCCATACTTTAATTGGAGCGGGTGGTGGTCAAGGTGCTATAGATGCAGCAAATATTTTGAAACCCGCTTTGGCCAGAGGAGATTTACATACGATTGGCGCAACAACATTGGATGAATATCAAAAATATTTTGAAAATGACAAAGCTTTAGTCCGAAGATTTCAGACTGTAATGATAGACGAACCTTCAGTAGAAGACACCATTTCAATTCTAAGAGGTGTGCAAGATAAATATGAAGTGTTTCATAAAATTGCTATTCAGGATGAAGCATTAATTGCTGCTGCAGAATTATCACACCGATATATTTCTGATCGTCAACTTCCAGATAAGGCCATTGACTTAATTGATGAAGCTGCGGCAAAATTGAGACTAGAACTTGACAGCGTACCAGATGAAATTGATGAAAAAGAGCGTAAAGTTCGACAATTAGAAATTGAACGCGAAGCGGTTAAGCGTGAAAAAGATGATAAAAAAATAAAATTAATTGAAGGGCAGTTGGCAAATGCAAAAGAAAACCTTGAATCCATTAAAGCATCCTGGAAAGCAGAAAAAGAAATTGTAGATTCAATACAAGCGATTAAAAAGAAAATGGATGAAATTAACATTCAAGCCGACAAAGCAGAACGGGAAAGTGATTTTGGTTTAGTTGCAAAATTAAAATATGGAGATCTTAAAGAACAGGAACAATTATTAAAACTAGCAGAAGAGAAATTGAATACTTTACCAGAAGAAACACGGTTCACTTCAGATACTGTTACAGAAAATGATATTGCGATAATTGTCAGTAAATGGACTGGAATACCACTTCAGAAAATGATGCAAAGTGAAAAAGAAAAACTATTACATCTTGAAGAAGAATTAGGCAAACGCGTAATCGGACAAAAAGAAGCTGTAGGTGCTGTAGCGGATGCTGTGAGAAGATCTCGTGCCGGTTTACAAGATCCCAATAGGCCCATCGGTTCGTTTATCTTTTTAGGTCCGACAGGAGTTGGAAAGACGGAATTAGCTAAAGCATTGGCCGAAGTCATGTTTGATGATGAAAAAGCCATGACCCGCATTGACATGAGTGAATATATGGAATCTCATGCTGTGAGTAGACTTGTAGGGGCACCTCCGGGTTATGTTGGATATGATGAAGGAGGACAACTTACGGAAGCAGTACGCGTAAAACCTTATTCGATTATTCTATTGGATGAAATTGAAAAAGCGCATCCCGATACGTTTAATATTTTATTACAAGTCTTGGATGATGGAAGACTTACCGATAATAAAGGTCGCGTTGCAAATTTTAAAAATACCATTATTATTATGACAAGTAATATGGGTTCAGATCTGATTTTGGAAAATTTTGAAGATCTTGAAGTTGTAGGTGATAAACATCGCGCAGAAATTATTGAAACTACAAAAATTGAAGTTTTTGAAAAATTAAAAGAAAATCTACGTCCTGAATTCTTAAATCGGATTGATGAAAAGATTATGTTTCTTCCATTAAATAAAGAAGAAATTAAAAAGATTGCAAAAATTCAATTAAAAGGCCTTACTAAAAATTTATTAGACCAGGGGATCACCTTAGATGTAACTGATAATGCTTTAACTTTAATAGCAGATTTAGGTTACGAACCACAATTTGGTGCCAGACCATTAAAACGAATTATTCAAAAAGAAGTTGTCAATGAATTAGCAAAGATGATGTTGGCCAGTGATGTTGGAAGTGATTCTAAAATTAGCATTGATACGGATGCCAAAGGATTTACATTTAATGGAAAATCTTCAGGAAATACATTAGAAATTCCTTCTGAACGACAGAAAAAAATCAATGAATTAACAAATGCTGCAAAAAATGTAGAGGATGCAACTAAGAAACTAAAAGATAAAGCATCGGATAATTAA
- a CDS encoding PhnA domain-containing protein, which yields MEVKDNNGNILQAGDSIILIQNLKVKEFTKDLKRATVVKNIRLKEDAEAIEGKVEGSVLVLKTCYLKKK from the coding sequence ATGGAAGTTAAAGATAATAATGGTAACATCTTACAAGCTGGAGATTCTATAATACTAATTCAAAATCTAAAAGTAAAAGAATTTACCAAAGATCTTAAAAGAGCTACAGTAGTAAAAAATATAAGACTGAAAGAGGATGCAGAAGCTATTGAAGGAAAGGTTGAAGGAAGTGTGCTTGTTTTAAAAACCTGTTATTTAAAAAAGAAGTAA
- a CDS encoding formate/nitrite transporter family protein produces MKEIFGFDAFSPNEIAARIESVGVVKARLPILSMIMLGVLAGVFIGLGAMFYVLVSSDLNLSFGIARLLGGLVFSLGLILVIVAGAELFTGNNLLVMAWADGKLTIGEVFRNWIIICLSNFLGASGLAILVYVSKHSDMNGGEVALNYIKIASVKCTISFQQAFFSGILCNIFVCLAVWMAQAGRSIIDKVIVIVFPVSAFVACGFEHSIANMYIVPMAILLKTQHTGVLNVEFISWIGFIKNLVAVILGNLIGGSVFVAMIYYVIYGRPLKTKRK; encoded by the coding sequence ATGAAAGAAATCTTTGGTTTTGATGCGTTTTCTCCTAATGAAATTGCTGCGAGAATAGAATCTGTCGGTGTTGTAAAGGCAAGGCTACCAATTTTGTCGATGATTATGCTTGGGGTATTAGCTGGTGTCTTTATTGGATTAGGAGCAATGTTTTATGTTTTGGTAAGTTCAGATTTAAATTTAAGTTTTGGAATTGCAAGATTGCTTGGAGGCTTGGTGTTTTCATTGGGCTTAATACTTGTAATTGTGGCTGGTGCTGAATTGTTTACCGGCAATAATTTGCTTGTAATGGCCTGGGCAGATGGTAAATTAACAATCGGAGAAGTATTTCGGAATTGGATTATCATTTGTTTATCCAATTTTTTAGGGGCTAGCGGATTAGCAATCCTGGTTTATGTATCGAAACATTCAGATATGAATGGTGGGGAAGTAGCGTTAAATTACATAAAAATTGCCTCCGTAAAATGTACAATTTCTTTTCAACAGGCTTTTTTTAGTGGCATATTGTGTAATATTTTCGTTTGTCTGGCAGTTTGGATGGCGCAGGCTGGTAGAAGTATCATTGATAAAGTTATTGTTATTGTCTTTCCTGTTTCTGCATTTGTAGCTTGTGGATTCGAACATAGTATTGCAAATATGTATATAGTTCCAATGGCTATACTTTTAAAAACGCAACATACAGGTGTTTTGAATGTAGAATTTATTAGTTGGATAGGTTTTATAAAAAATCTAGTAGCTGTTATTTTAGGAAACCTGATTGGAGGTAGTGTTTTTGTAGCAATGATTTATTATGTTATTTATGGCCGACCATTAAAAACTAAAAGAAAATAA
- a CDS encoding YitT family protein produces MTHTDRIDWKRIFAFHSLLFMCLGVFFAAIAFKGFMIPNRFLDGGVTGLSILFHELFHIDISILLIVLNLPFIYIGYHKIGKTFAIQTFMAIILLVITIQFLHIEPITKDKVLIALFGGFFIGLGIGFVIKAGGVIDGMEVIADYTNKKWGFSTSEIVMFINSAIILTAAYSFGLEVGMYSILTYFTAMKTSDYIVDGFEEYTAMTIISPKFEEIKSCIVNDFDKAISVYKGERGYLPGNFEIKHDCDIIVTIITRLEIHRIKTAIMDIDPNAFLYISSIKEVKGGVIKQKIRR; encoded by the coding sequence ATGACCCATACAGATAGAATCGACTGGAAAAGGATCTTTGCATTTCATTCCTTACTTTTTATGTGCTTGGGAGTCTTTTTTGCAGCGATTGCCTTTAAAGGATTTATGATTCCAAATCGATTTCTGGATGGAGGTGTTACCGGATTGTCTATTCTGTTTCATGAATTATTTCATATAGATATTTCTATTTTATTGATAGTATTAAATCTTCCGTTCATCTATATTGGCTATCATAAAATTGGAAAAACATTTGCCATTCAAACCTTTATGGCAATTATCTTATTAGTGATTACCATTCAATTTTTGCATATAGAACCGATCACAAAAGATAAAGTTTTAATTGCACTTTTCGGTGGTTTTTTTATTGGTTTAGGAATTGGTTTTGTAATTAAAGCAGGTGGAGTTATTGATGGAATGGAGGTAATCGCAGATTATACTAATAAAAAATGGGGCTTTTCGACTAGTGAAATTGTCATGTTTATAAATTCTGCAATAATTTTAACGGCAGCTTATAGCTTTGGACTTGAAGTCGGGATGTATTCTATCTTAACTTACTTTACTGCCATGAAAACATCTGACTATATAGTAGATGGATTTGAAGAATATACTGCGATGACCATTATTTCTCCAAAATTTGAAGAAATTAAATCTTGTATAGTAAATGATTTTGATAAAGCGATTTCTGTTTATAAAGGAGAGCGCGGTTACCTTCCTGGCAATTTTGAAATCAAACACGATTGTGATATCATCGTCACAATAATTACCCGTTTGGAAATCCATCGCATCAAAACGGCAATTATGGATATAGATCCAAATGCTTTTCTGTATATCTCAAGTATAAAAGAAGTAAAAGGCGGTGTTATTAAGCAAAAGATCCGCCGGTAA
- a CDS encoding class I SAM-dependent methyltransferase, producing the protein MDHKITHQDIINYYDDCEGDYRLLWHLNEQSAMHYGYWKEDTKLLRDALKNMNDYVFSVLNLNSGERYLDAGCGIGGSSMYAASKIDCEVYGISLSEKQISTATQKSAQKMKMGITQFTVQNYCNTNFQDGFFDGIFGIESICHANPKSDFLLEASRLLKTGGRLVVADFFKSKNQHPPEAETLLLNWANSWAVPSFEYSGSFIDQAAQFGLKLVENNTITSAIQRSAKRLYWCFYPGLICHGFLSLFGLRNQIQGTNVWSTYYQYKSLKQGLWDYRVLKFIKI; encoded by the coding sequence ATGGATCATAAGATTACACATCAAGATATTATTAATTACTACGATGATTGTGAAGGGGATTATCGCTTGTTATGGCATCTCAATGAACAATCCGCTATGCATTATGGCTATTGGAAAGAAGATACAAAGCTCCTTCGGGATGCTTTAAAAAACATGAATGATTATGTTTTTAGTGTTTTAAATTTAAATTCAGGAGAGCGTTACCTCGATGCAGGTTGTGGAATTGGCGGCTCCTCCATGTATGCAGCTTCTAAAATAGACTGCGAAGTTTATGGCATTAGCCTCAGCGAAAAACAGATATCTACAGCTACACAAAAATCAGCTCAAAAAATGAAAATGGGGATTACACAGTTCACTGTTCAAAATTATTGCAATACAAATTTTCAGGATGGATTTTTTGATGGCATTTTCGGAATTGAAAGCATCTGCCATGCAAACCCGAAATCTGATTTTCTGTTAGAAGCTTCCAGGCTTTTAAAAACAGGCGGTAGACTTGTCGTAGCCGATTTTTTTAAATCAAAAAATCAACATCCACCGGAAGCAGAAACTTTATTATTAAATTGGGCGAATTCCTGGGCAGTACCTTCTTTTGAATATTCTGGTAGTTTTATTGACCAGGCAGCACAATTTGGCCTTAAACTTGTAGAAAATAATACCATTACCTCTGCAATCCAAAGGTCTGCTAAACGACTTTATTGGTGTTTTTACCCAGGTTTAATTTGTCATGGATTTTTATCACTTTTCGGTCTAAGAAATCAAATCCAGGGGACAAATGTTTGGTCTACTTATTACCAATATAAAAGCTTAAAACAAGGACTTTGGGACTATAGAGTCCTTAAATTTATCAAAATATAG